The proteins below come from a single Paraburkholderia flagellata genomic window:
- a CDS encoding SDR family NAD(P)-dependent oxidoreductase, which translates to MKIDLTGKLALVTGSAAGIGLAAAKGLALAGADVIVSSRHTESVREAEAALRTAAPGARVQGFVGDLSNAGGCDALVKAHPQVDILVNNLGVFQQQDFFEIPDAEWLRFFETNVMSGVRLSRAYANAMVKRGWGRIVFISSESGLNIPADMIHYGMTKTAQLALARGLAKRLAGTGVTVNSVLPGPTLSEGVAQMLKDEVAASGKTVEEVAAQFVQTHRASSIIRRAASVEEVANMIVYACSKEASATTGAALRVDGGVVDTIA; encoded by the coding sequence ATGAAAATCGATCTGACTGGAAAACTCGCGCTCGTCACCGGCTCGGCTGCCGGCATCGGTCTTGCCGCGGCGAAAGGCCTCGCGCTCGCGGGCGCCGACGTGATCGTCAGCAGCCGTCACACCGAAAGCGTGCGCGAAGCGGAGGCTGCGCTGCGCACTGCGGCGCCCGGCGCGCGGGTGCAAGGCTTCGTCGGCGATCTTTCCAACGCTGGGGGATGCGATGCGCTCGTGAAGGCGCATCCGCAGGTGGACATCCTGGTGAACAATCTCGGCGTGTTTCAGCAGCAGGACTTCTTCGAAATTCCCGATGCCGAATGGCTGCGTTTCTTCGAAACGAATGTGATGTCGGGCGTACGGCTCTCGCGCGCTTATGCGAATGCGATGGTCAAGCGTGGCTGGGGGCGCATCGTGTTCATCTCATCGGAATCGGGGTTGAACATTCCCGCCGACATGATCCACTACGGCATGACGAAAACCGCGCAACTCGCGCTCGCACGCGGCCTCGCCAAGCGCCTCGCGGGAACGGGCGTCACGGTCAATTCGGTGCTGCCGGGCCCGACGCTTTCAGAAGGCGTGGCGCAGATGCTCAAGGACGAAGTGGCCGCTTCGGGCAAGACAGTCGAGGAAGTCGCCGCGCAGTTCGTGCAGACGCATCGGGCCTCTTCCATCATCCGCCGCGCGGCAAGCGTGGAGGAAGTAGCGAACATGATCGTCTACGCGTGTTCGAAAGAGGCATCGGCCACGACGGGCGCGGCATTGCGCGTGGATGGCGGCGTGGTGGACACCATCGCGTGA
- a CDS encoding DUF1328 family protein yields MLQYAVIFFIIAIIAAVFGFGGIAAGAASIAKILFFIFLVIFLVTLLLGVVRRG; encoded by the coding sequence ATGCTTCAATACGCTGTCATTTTCTTTATCATCGCGATCATCGCAGCCGTGTTTGGTTTTGGCGGCATCGCGGCGGGTGCGGCATCGATCGCCAAGATCCTGTTCTTCATCTTCCTCGTGATTTTCCTCGTCACGTTGCTGCTTGGCGTCGTGAGAAGGGGTTAA
- a CDS encoding alpha/beta hydrolase, whose amino-acid sequence MAIVRTCWFVLALLLSAPVWAYQTRVVSIPSAAMQRSFDATVVLPDDYARGNHAARFPVIYVLHGSGGSYADWTSNTRIGKLADRFHVVLVMPDGGHESWYIDSPFDRSSRYETYVGSEVVSYIDTHFRTIATREARAITGLSMGGFGALRIALDRQETFGAAGSISGAVDPRNCEDEPGIDHVFGDPARHATFWNNNAIVDSAQDFEHAHIALTIDCGVSDFFVQSNRTLHEKLVELGVPHDYAERPGGHTWSYWSNSIRYQVLFFATAFQRAGWHPQVA is encoded by the coding sequence ATGGCTATTGTCCGCACATGCTGGTTCGTTCTGGCGCTGCTTCTCAGTGCACCCGTCTGGGCATACCAGACGCGCGTCGTCTCGATCCCCAGCGCCGCGATGCAGCGCTCGTTCGACGCGACCGTCGTCTTGCCCGACGACTACGCGCGCGGCAACCACGCCGCGCGGTTTCCCGTGATCTACGTGCTGCACGGCTCGGGCGGCAGTTATGCCGACTGGACCTCGAACACCCGCATCGGCAAGCTCGCCGACCGTTTCCACGTGGTGCTGGTGATGCCGGACGGCGGTCACGAGAGCTGGTACATCGACAGCCCGTTCGATCGGAGCAGTCGTTATGAAACGTATGTGGGCAGCGAGGTCGTGTCGTATATCGACACGCATTTCCGCACGATCGCCACGCGCGAGGCGCGCGCGATAACGGGCTTGAGCATGGGCGGTTTCGGCGCGCTGCGCATTGCGCTGGACCGGCAGGAGACCTTCGGTGCAGCCGGCAGCATTAGCGGCGCAGTCGATCCGCGCAATTGCGAGGACGAGCCCGGCATCGATCACGTATTCGGCGATCCCGCGCGGCACGCGACGTTCTGGAACAACAATGCGATCGTGGATAGTGCGCAGGACTTCGAGCATGCGCATATCGCGCTCACCATCGACTGCGGCGTGAGCGACTTCTTCGTGCAGTCGAACCGCACGCTGCACGAAAAGCTCGTCGAACTGGGTGTGCCTCACGACTACGCGGAACGTCCAGGCGGCCATACGTGGTCCTACTGGTCGAACTCGATCCGCTATCAGGTGCTCTTCTTCGCCACGGCGTTCCAGCGCGCCGGCTGGCATCCGCAAGTGGCGTAA
- a CDS encoding SOS response-associated peptidase — MCTNYAAARRDYLFRHYGVLPPDDPWRDEIYKDYAAPVIRRASAAPEAREALLATFGMVPRKHIPPGVKVFDTMNARAESVGEKRSFSGAWKKLQLCLIPCSAFFEPNYETGKAVRWRIGLADGAPFAIAGLWREWDEGESGKTHSFTMLTVNANEHPLMKRFHKPGDEKRSVVIVPPSEYDNWLASRSMDEARSFLNLYPVDGMAAEPQPLPPRATPKPDSSSP; from the coding sequence ATGTGCACGAACTACGCCGCCGCACGCCGTGACTACCTCTTCAGGCATTATGGCGTCCTGCCGCCGGACGACCCATGGCGCGACGAGATCTACAAGGACTATGCCGCGCCGGTGATCCGCCGTGCGAGCGCGGCGCCCGAGGCACGCGAAGCCCTGCTCGCGACGTTCGGCATGGTGCCGCGCAAGCACATTCCGCCCGGCGTGAAAGTGTTCGACACGATGAATGCGCGCGCCGAATCGGTGGGGGAAAAGCGCAGCTTCAGCGGCGCGTGGAAAAAACTGCAGCTTTGCCTGATACCCTGCTCGGCGTTTTTTGAGCCGAACTACGAGACCGGCAAGGCGGTGCGCTGGCGCATAGGTCTTGCCGATGGCGCGCCGTTTGCCATTGCGGGCTTATGGCGCGAGTGGGACGAGGGTGAGTCCGGCAAGACGCACTCGTTCACGATGCTCACGGTCAATGCAAACGAGCACCCGCTCATGAAACGCTTTCACAAGCCCGGCGATGAGAAACGTTCCGTGGTGATCGTGCCGCCTTCCGAGTATGACAACTGGCTTGCGAGTCGCTCGATGGATGAGGCGAGGTCATTTCTCAATCTTTACCCGGTGGATGGGATGGCGGCGGAGCCTCAGCCCTTGCCACCGCGCGCGACGCCGAAGCCCGATTCGAGCAGCCCATAA
- the rhaS gene encoding rhamnose ABC transporter substrate-binding protein, with product MKKPVRHVCTALLCALLVGGGVAAHAAGIKEGLKIAFVPKQINNPYEVIADNGGLDAIKEFKGEGKAVGPSDAGASSQVSYINTLTTQHQDAIVIAANDANALVPYLKRAMDQGIKVVTFDSDTAPEGRQIFVNQANAESIGRGQIQLVSKLMGGEGEFAILSATPNATNQNTWIKWMQEELKKPEYSKMKLVKIAYGNDDDQKSFVETQGLLQAYPNLKAIVAPTSVGIAAAARYISSSPSKGKVAVTGLGTPNQMRAFVKNGTVKAFQLWDPGALGYLAAYAAANLASGTITGKEGESFDAGKLGKRTIGKSGEVILGPPTTFDASNIDNFNF from the coding sequence ATGAAAAAGCCAGTACGTCACGTGTGCACGGCCTTGCTGTGCGCGTTGCTAGTGGGAGGCGGTGTCGCGGCGCATGCGGCCGGCATCAAGGAAGGGCTGAAGATCGCATTCGTGCCCAAGCAGATCAACAATCCCTACGAGGTGATCGCCGATAACGGCGGCCTGGACGCAATCAAGGAATTCAAGGGCGAGGGCAAGGCGGTCGGGCCTTCGGATGCGGGCGCGTCCTCGCAGGTCTCGTACATCAATACGCTCACCACGCAGCACCAGGACGCGATCGTCATCGCGGCCAATGATGCGAACGCGCTCGTGCCGTATTTGAAGCGCGCGATGGATCAAGGCATCAAGGTCGTCACGTTCGACTCGGACACGGCGCCCGAGGGGCGGCAGATCTTCGTGAACCAGGCAAATGCCGAAAGCATTGGCCGCGGCCAGATCCAGCTCGTTTCGAAGCTGATGGGCGGCGAGGGCGAGTTCGCGATTCTCTCGGCCACGCCCAACGCGACGAACCAGAACACGTGGATCAAGTGGATGCAGGAAGAACTGAAGAAGCCCGAGTATTCGAAGATGAAGCTCGTGAAGATCGCCTACGGCAATGACGATGACCAAAAGTCCTTCGTCGAAACGCAAGGCTTGCTGCAGGCGTATCCGAACCTGAAGGCGATCGTTGCGCCCACATCGGTTGGTATTGCGGCGGCGGCGCGCTACATTTCTTCGTCGCCGAGCAAGGGCAAGGTGGCGGTGACGGGCCTCGGCACGCCTAACCAGATGCGCGCGTTCGTGAAGAACGGCACCGTGAAGGCGTTCCAGCTTTGGGATCCGGGTGCACTGGGTTATCTGGCTGCGTACGCTGCGGCCAATCTTGCTTCGGGCACGATCACGGGCAAGGAAGGCGAGTCCTTTGACGCGGGTAAGCTCGGCAAGCGCACGATCGGCAAGAGCGGTGAAGTGATTCTCGGGCCGCCCACGACGTTCGACGCTTCGAATATCGATAACTTCAACTTCTGA
- a CDS encoding ABC transporter permease yields the protein MAKNAPKPDAALLTRKPGLPLGWEALLVIILVASLVVGRVLSPVFLTGANISNVLADLSEVALMALPMTLIIVAAEIDLSVASVLGASSALLGVLWHMGLPMPVAMALVLVAGGLAGLFNGLVIVKLNLPSLAVTIGTLALFRGLAYVLLGDQAIADFPPGYTLFGMSNLGSTFIPLPFLIVAACAIVFTILLQATAFGRSLYAIGANSTAASFSGIDVPKIKLRLFVMSGVMSALAGIVYTLRFTSARGDNGEGFELSVIAAVLFGGVSIFGGRGSMYGVLLSLLIVGVLKNALTLVDVSSETLTIVTGALLLASVLIPNLAARWRTLRDRRALARAA from the coding sequence ATGGCTAAGAACGCCCCGAAACCCGACGCCGCGCTGCTCACGCGCAAACCCGGCTTGCCGCTTGGCTGGGAAGCGCTGCTCGTCATCATTCTCGTTGCATCGCTGGTGGTGGGGCGAGTGCTCTCGCCCGTGTTCCTCACGGGCGCGAACATCAGCAACGTGCTCGCCGATCTCTCCGAAGTCGCGCTCATGGCGTTGCCGATGACACTCATCATCGTCGCCGCCGAAATCGATCTTTCCGTGGCGTCGGTGCTCGGCGCATCGAGCGCCTTGCTCGGCGTGCTCTGGCACATGGGCTTGCCGATGCCGGTCGCAATGGCGCTCGTGCTCGTGGCGGGCGGACTCGCGGGCCTCTTCAACGGGCTCGTGATCGTGAAGCTCAATCTGCCATCGCTTGCGGTGACGATCGGCACGCTCGCGCTCTTTCGCGGGCTGGCTTACGTGCTGCTCGGCGACCAGGCAATCGCCGACTTTCCGCCGGGCTATACGCTCTTTGGCATGAGCAACCTGGGCAGCACCTTCATTCCGTTGCCGTTCCTGATCGTCGCGGCGTGCGCCATCGTGTTCACGATACTGCTGCAGGCCACGGCATTCGGCCGCAGCCTCTACGCCATTGGCGCGAACAGCACGGCCGCGTCGTTCTCGGGCATTGACGTGCCGAAGATCAAGCTACGTCTGTTCGTGATGTCGGGCGTGATGAGCGCGCTCGCGGGCATTGTCTATACGCTGCGCTTCACAAGCGCGCGCGGGGACAACGGCGAGGGCTTCGAGCTTTCGGTGATCGCGGCGGTGCTGTTTGGCGGTGTGAGCATTTTTGGCGGGCGTGGGTCGATGTATGGCGTGCTGCTCTCGCTCCTGATCGTAGGTGTGCTGAAGAATGCGCTCACGCTCGTCGATGTGTCGAGCGAAACGCTCACGATCGTGACCGGTGCGCTGTTGCTCGCTTCGGTGCTGATTCCGAATCTCGCGGCGCGCTGGCGCACGCTGCGCGACCGGCGCGCGCTTGCGCGGGCGGCTTGA
- a CDS encoding ABC transporter permease: protein MMRHSTSPHPLHGGEPRAQRRNAGAWAEALARSRETTLFVVLLLIVGGTALARPQFLNLQNLRDVLLNVSIVSLLTAGMTIVILMRHIDLSIGSTVGISAYGVGSLYVVFPHMPVLVALVAGLAIGLVAGAINALLVAVGRVPSLVATLSTLYIFRGADYAWVHGGQINATSLPDAFSRLATGSVLGIPVLALIALVLLAGLSVYLKQFRPGREYYAIGSNPEAARLAGINVERRVATGFLISGAIAGLAGALWLARFGTVDASTAKGIELQVVAAAVVGSVAITGGVGTILGATLGALVLGVISVALVVLHVSPFWEQAIQGALIVAAIAADTLLARSVAKRMMRKRDHG, encoded by the coding sequence ATGATGCGCCATTCCACTTCTCCTCATCCCTTGCACGGCGGCGAGCCGCGCGCACAGCGACGCAACGCGGGCGCGTGGGCCGAAGCGCTGGCGCGCAGCCGCGAGACCACGCTCTTTGTGGTCCTGCTGCTGATCGTGGGCGGCACGGCGCTCGCGCGGCCGCAATTCCTCAACCTGCAGAATCTGCGTGACGTGCTGCTCAATGTCTCCATCGTGAGCTTGCTCACGGCGGGCATGACGATCGTGATCTTGATGCGCCATATCGATCTCTCGATCGGGTCGACAGTCGGCATCAGCGCTTATGGCGTGGGCAGTCTCTACGTGGTGTTTCCGCATATGCCCGTGCTCGTGGCGCTCGTCGCGGGGCTTGCCATTGGACTCGTTGCGGGCGCAATCAATGCGTTGCTCGTGGCCGTGGGGCGGGTGCCGTCGCTCGTCGCGACGCTCTCCACGCTCTACATCTTCCGCGGCGCCGATTACGCGTGGGTGCATGGCGGCCAGATCAACGCAACGAGCCTGCCGGACGCGTTTTCGCGGCTCGCTACCGGCTCGGTGCTCGGCATTCCGGTGCTGGCGCTCATCGCGCTCGTGCTGCTCGCCGGGCTTTCCGTGTATCTCAAGCAGTTCCGGCCGGGCCGCGAGTACTACGCGATCGGCTCGAACCCGGAAGCGGCGCGGCTCGCTGGCATCAACGTGGAGCGCCGTGTCGCTACGGGCTTTCTGATCAGCGGGGCGATAGCGGGCCTGGCTGGCGCGCTGTGGCTCGCCCGCTTTGGCACCGTGGATGCGAGCACCGCGAAGGGCATCGAGCTGCAGGTGGTCGCGGCCGCCGTGGTGGGCAGCGTGGCGATCACTGGCGGCGTGGGCACGATACTCGGCGCGACGCTCGGCGCACTCGTGCTGGGCGTGATCAGCGTCGCGCTCGTGGTGCTGCATGTCTCGCCATTCTGGGAACAGGCGATTCAAGGCGCGCTGATCGTGGCCGCCATCGCAGCCGATACGCTGCTCGCCCGCTCTGTGGCAAAACGCATGATGAGGAAACGCGACCATGGCTAA
- a CDS encoding sugar ABC transporter ATP-binding protein, translated as MEAEAKVRAGDIARLELRNASKSFGRVRALIDGSLRLMPGEVHALLGENGAGKSTLVKILAGVHQPDGGEMLIDGVARAFAKPGEARDAGLAVIYQEPTLFFDLSIAENIYMGRQPVDRVGRIDYDTMHREVAVLLESLGVELKPERLVRGLSIADQQVIEIAKALSLNANVLIMDEPTAALSLPEVERLFTIARTLRDRGVAILFITHRLEEVFALTQHVTIMRDGAKVFDAPTATLKTQDIVAKMVGRDLATFYPKADVQPGDVMLRVRGLTRRGVFKDISFDVRAGEIVALAGLVGAGRSEVARAIFGIDPCDAGQVQIAGKPLASGMPAAAVKAGLALVPEDRRQQGLALELSIARNASLTVLGRLVRFGLISTGREVQLAGQWGTRLRLKASDLNAPVGTLSGGNQQKVVLGKWLATGPKVLIIDEPTRGIDVGAKAEVYGALAELVKEGMAVLMISSELPEVLGMADRVLVMHEGRITADIARADANEERIMSAALGETNIHLGHAA; from the coding sequence GTGGAAGCAGAAGCAAAAGTCAGGGCCGGTGACATTGCGCGGCTCGAGCTGCGTAATGCGAGCAAGTCGTTCGGGCGCGTGCGCGCGCTCATCGACGGCAGCTTGAGGCTCATGCCCGGCGAGGTACACGCGCTGCTCGGCGAAAACGGGGCGGGCAAGTCGACGCTCGTGAAGATTCTCGCGGGCGTGCATCAGCCCGATGGCGGCGAAATGCTCATCGACGGCGTGGCGCGCGCGTTCGCGAAACCCGGGGAGGCGCGCGACGCCGGCCTCGCGGTGATTTATCAGGAGCCCACACTGTTCTTCGATCTTTCGATTGCGGAGAACATCTACATGGGCCGTCAGCCTGTGGATCGCGTGGGCCGCATCGACTACGACACGATGCATCGCGAAGTGGCTGTGCTGCTCGAATCGCTCGGTGTGGAACTGAAGCCCGAGCGGCTCGTGCGCGGCCTATCGATTGCGGACCAGCAGGTGATCGAGATTGCGAAGGCGCTTTCGCTCAACGCGAACGTGCTCATCATGGACGAGCCCACTGCCGCGCTCTCGCTGCCCGAAGTCGAGCGGCTCTTTACGATTGCACGCACTTTGCGCGACCGGGGCGTGGCGATCCTCTTCATCACGCACCGGCTCGAAGAAGTGTTCGCGCTCACGCAGCACGTGACGATCATGCGCGACGGCGCCAAGGTGTTCGACGCGCCCACGGCCACGCTCAAGACTCAGGACATCGTCGCGAAGATGGTCGGGCGCGACCTCGCCACGTTCTACCCGAAGGCCGACGTGCAGCCCGGCGATGTGATGCTGCGCGTGCGCGGCCTCACGCGCCGCGGCGTATTCAAGGACATATCGTTCGACGTGCGCGCAGGCGAGATCGTCGCGCTCGCGGGACTCGTGGGCGCGGGGCGCAGCGAAGTGGCGCGCGCGATATTCGGCATCGACCCGTGCGACGCGGGGCAGGTTCAGATCGCGGGCAAACCGCTCGCGTCCGGCATGCCCGCCGCCGCAGTGAAAGCAGGACTTGCGCTCGTGCCAGAGGACCGGCGTCAGCAAGGTCTTGCGCTCGAACTGAGCATTGCGCGCAATGCGTCGCTCACGGTGCTCGGGCGGCTCGTGCGCTTCGGCCTCATCTCCACGGGGCGCGAAGTGCAGCTTGCCGGGCAGTGGGGTACGCGCCTGCGCCTGAAGGCGAGCGATCTGAACGCGCCGGTGGGCACGCTTTCGGGCGGTAACCAGCAGAAGGTGGTGCTCGGCAAGTGGCTCGCGACGGGGCCGAAGGTGCTCATCATCGACGAACCGACGCGCGGCATCGACGTGGGCGCGAAGGCGGAAGTCTACGGCGCGCTCGCGGAACTCGTGAAAGAGGGCATGGCCGTGCTGATGATTTCGAGCGAACTGCCCGAAGTGCTCGGCATGGCGGACCGCGTGCTCGTCATGCACGAAGGCCGCATCACCGCCGATATCGCACGTGCCGACGCCAACGAAGAGCGCATCATGAGCGCCGCGCTCGGCGAAACCAACATCCATCTGGGGCACGCCGCATGA
- a CDS encoding amidohydrolase family protein, whose product MQVVDPHVHFWNLDTHHYPWLANPGTSFVGDARELKHNYLPGDLLREAGDIDVLKVVHVEANHDPEDPVEETRWLESIADSAANAGEARALPDAIVAACDLSAPNASAVLEAHAAFARTRGIRQILNVHENKLYDYVGRHYMRETTWRENFALLEKHGLSFDLQLYPSQMEEAAALARAHPGIQLVINHAGMFVDRNSVAGYHAWREGLRLLAACQNVAVKISGLAMFDHAWNVESLRPYVLETIDAFGADRAMFASNFPVDRLFGGYPKLWHAYASIVSGASESERAALFRGNAERIYRI is encoded by the coding sequence ATGCAGGTCGTCGATCCGCACGTCCACTTCTGGAACCTCGATACGCATCATTACCCGTGGCTCGCGAATCCGGGCACGTCGTTCGTCGGCGATGCACGCGAGCTCAAGCACAACTACCTGCCTGGCGACTTGCTGCGTGAGGCCGGAGACATCGACGTGCTCAAGGTCGTGCACGTCGAGGCGAATCACGATCCGGAAGACCCAGTGGAAGAAACGCGCTGGCTGGAGTCGATCGCGGACAGCGCAGCGAACGCGGGGGAAGCCCGCGCGTTGCCTGACGCCATCGTGGCTGCCTGCGACCTGAGCGCGCCCAACGCGAGCGCGGTGCTCGAAGCGCACGCCGCGTTTGCTCGCACGCGCGGCATTCGCCAGATTCTCAACGTCCACGAGAACAAGCTGTACGACTATGTGGGCCGGCACTACATGCGCGAGACAACGTGGCGTGAGAACTTCGCGCTGCTGGAAAAGCATGGTCTTTCGTTCGACCTGCAACTCTATCCGTCGCAAATGGAAGAGGCGGCCGCACTCGCGCGTGCGCATCCCGGCATTCAACTCGTGATCAACCACGCGGGCATGTTCGTCGACCGCAACAGCGTGGCGGGCTACCACGCGTGGCGCGAAGGTCTGCGCTTGCTTGCGGCATGCCAGAACGTGGCCGTGAAAATCAGCGGACTGGCGATGTTCGACCATGCGTGGAACGTCGAAAGCCTGCGGCCTTACGTGCTGGAAACGATCGATGCATTCGGTGCGGATCGCGCGATGTTCGCCTCGAATTTTCCGGTTGACCGCCTGTTCGGCGGCTATCCGAAGCTTTGGCATGCGTATGCGTCGATCGTGAGCGGAGCGAGCGAGAGCGAGCGCGCGGCGCTATTTCGCGGCAACGCTGAACGTATCTACCGCATTTGA
- the rhaM gene encoding L-rhamnose mutarotase produces the protein METIAFRMQLDPGKRDEYERRHREIWPELASALRDAGVKNYRIFLDEATHHLFAVLERRDDHTMDALPELPVMRKWWDYMADIMQTDAQHVPLQQPLVPVFHLP, from the coding sequence ATGGAGACAATTGCGTTTCGCATGCAGCTCGATCCCGGCAAGCGGGACGAATACGAGCGGCGTCACCGCGAAATCTGGCCCGAGCTTGCGAGCGCGCTGCGCGATGCAGGCGTGAAGAATTACCGCATCTTTCTCGACGAGGCGACGCATCATCTCTTCGCCGTGCTCGAACGCCGCGACGATCACACGATGGACGCGCTGCCCGAGTTGCCCGTCATGCGCAAATGGTGGGACTACATGGCCGACATCATGCAGACCGACGCGCAACACGTACCGCTGCAACAGCCACTCGTGCCGGTTTTTCATTTGCCATGA
- a CDS encoding LysR family transcriptional regulator, which translates to MNHQTAVVALVNRLRFKHLALLVALDDARNVHQAADAINVAQPSASRMLSDIEEAFGFRLFERNARGMQPTALGVVTLAYARRALAELTRFAEDLDVKRRGGHGQLTVGAIMGAAPDLLAQAVATLKTERPLLHVRILGETSDQVVQLLHRREVDLALGRLTTPLQHNDFSFEPIARETLVLVVRARHPLARREQVTLAELMDWPWVAQPITSPARELFEGELARAGLGTPANLTESASIFATLQLLESFDAVAMLPEPVVRDHVRGKLLVVLQLEIGKSLPGYGVLTRKNEPLAEPAEHFVGLLRRFSQPFKMDDIAHGGSHAAALAPH; encoded by the coding sequence ATGAATCATCAAACTGCCGTCGTCGCGCTCGTCAACCGGCTCAGATTCAAACATCTCGCCCTGCTCGTCGCGCTCGACGACGCGCGCAACGTTCATCAAGCCGCCGATGCCATCAACGTCGCCCAGCCCAGCGCGAGCCGCATGTTGAGCGACATCGAGGAAGCGTTCGGCTTCCGGCTCTTCGAGCGCAACGCGCGCGGCATGCAGCCCACTGCGCTCGGCGTCGTCACGCTCGCCTACGCACGCCGCGCGCTCGCCGAACTCACGCGCTTTGCCGAAGACCTCGATGTGAAGCGCCGCGGCGGCCACGGGCAGCTCACCGTCGGCGCGATCATGGGCGCCGCGCCCGACTTGCTCGCGCAAGCCGTCGCCACGCTCAAGACCGAACGGCCGCTGTTGCACGTGCGCATCCTCGGCGAAACGAGCGACCAGGTCGTGCAACTGCTGCATCGCCGCGAAGTCGATCTCGCGCTCGGGCGCCTCACCACGCCGCTGCAGCACAACGATTTCAGCTTCGAGCCGATCGCCCGCGAAACGCTCGTGCTCGTCGTGCGCGCGCGCCATCCACTTGCCCGGCGCGAGCAGGTCACGCTCGCGGAACTGATGGACTGGCCGTGGGTGGCGCAGCCCATTACGAGCCCCGCGCGCGAACTCTTCGAAGGCGAACTCGCACGCGCGGGTCTTGGCACGCCCGCCAATCTCACGGAGTCGGCTTCGATCTTCGCCACGCTGCAACTGCTCGAAAGCTTCGACGCCGTGGCCATGCTGCCCGAGCCGGTCGTGCGCGACCATGTGCGTGGCAAGCTGCTCGTCGTGCTGCAGCTCGAAATCGGCAAGAGCCTGCCGGGCTACGGGGTGCTCACGCGCAAGAACGAGCCGCTCGCCGAGCCCGCCGAGCATTTCGTCGGCTTGCTGCGGCGCTTTTCGCAGCCCTTCAAGATGGACGATATCGCTCACGGTGGTTCGCACGCTGCCGCGCTCGCGCCTCATTGA
- a CDS encoding SDR family NAD(P)-dependent oxidoreductase, translating into MLLKDKVVIVTGGSRGIGRAIAIASAREGADVAINYWGDNDASYGRRSAIDEVLGEIERLGRRAIALEGNVAAPQTGVDLVRQTVERFGKVDVLASNAGICPFHSFLDMPPAVLERTIGVNLNGAFYVTQAVARQMKEQGTGGAIVATSSISALVGGGMQTHYTPTKAGVHSLMQSCAIALGPFGIRCNSVMPGTIATDLNAEDLSDESKREYFEKRIPLGRLGAPEDVAECVVFLASDRARYVTGAALLVDGGLFVNLQ; encoded by the coding sequence GTGCTGCTCAAGGACAAAGTGGTGATCGTCACCGGCGGGTCGCGCGGCATTGGCCGCGCCATTGCGATCGCAAGCGCCCGTGAGGGTGCCGATGTCGCGATCAACTACTGGGGCGACAACGACGCCTCGTACGGCCGCCGCTCGGCGATCGACGAGGTGCTGGGCGAAATCGAGCGGCTAGGGCGCCGCGCGATTGCACTGGAAGGCAACGTGGCCGCGCCGCAAACCGGCGTGGACCTCGTGCGCCAGACGGTGGAGCGCTTCGGCAAGGTCGATGTGCTCGCGAGCAATGCGGGCATCTGCCCGTTCCACTCGTTTCTCGACATGCCGCCCGCCGTGCTCGAACGCACGATAGGGGTGAACCTGAACGGCGCGTTCTATGTGACCCAGGCCGTTGCGCGGCAAATGAAGGAGCAAGGCACGGGCGGCGCGATCGTGGCGACGAGTTCGATCAGCGCGCTCGTGGGCGGCGGCATGCAGACGCACTACACGCCCACCAAAGCCGGTGTGCATTCGCTCATGCAGTCGTGCGCGATTGCGCTCGGACCCTTTGGCATACGCTGCAATTCGGTGATGCCCGGCACCATCGCCACCGACCTGAACGCCGAAGATTTGAGCGACGAAAGCAAGCGTGAGTACTTCGAAAAGCGCATTCCGCTGGGGCGGCTGGGCGCACCCGAGGACGTGGCCGAATGCGTGGTGTTTCTCGCTTCGGACCGCGCGCGCTATGTGACGGGCGCAGCGCTGCTCGTCGATGGCGGGCTCTTCGTGAATCTGCAGTGA